A genomic segment from Lignipirellula cremea encodes:
- a CDS encoding IS4 family transposase, which translates to MFDSFRSRLAAARRDDQLFFAALIDQQTIRSSFGDASTILDSARIYDTAVTVWVFLSQTLTSGHNCVQAVAKLIAFRAAKGLPIPAALSGAYCMARDKLNEAGMHRLVTDSGAAIEDSVPDQWLWRGHRVIVGDGCTLTMADTPENQEAYPQMAGQKPGCGFPIMRMVVFFGLATGVVLEAAMGRYKGKLTAEVSLFREIDKILEEDDVYLADRAYSGWFDIARQLARGVHVVLRKHQSRRTDFRTGVRYSKDEHAVFWDKPPRPAWMTAEEYAGYDVFLTLREIRVRIATPGFRTREVIIVTNLLDDIEYNKEDLAALYRRRWQAELNLRSLKTVMQMDHLRCKQPHRVRNEIRAHFTAYNLVRQMMCEAAIRGDVQPWQISFKGTMQTLNELLPVLCMTGDADPLCDVFYDCCLQHVVGNRPDRYEPRVRKRRPNPYKLMTKPRHSHQPGKE; encoded by the coding sequence ATGTTCGATTCTTTTCGCTCGCGGTTGGCTGCGGCCCGACGTGATGATCAACTGTTCTTCGCTGCGCTGATCGATCAACAGACTATCCGATCCAGCTTTGGCGACGCAAGTACAATCCTCGATTCCGCGCGAATTTACGACACCGCCGTCACCGTTTGGGTGTTCCTCTCGCAAACCCTCACTTCCGGCCACAACTGCGTCCAGGCGGTTGCCAAATTGATCGCCTTTCGCGCCGCTAAAGGCCTGCCGATTCCTGCCGCTCTAAGCGGCGCCTACTGCATGGCGCGAGACAAACTTAACGAAGCCGGCATGCACCGCCTGGTGACAGATTCTGGCGCCGCGATCGAAGATTCCGTCCCCGATCAATGGCTCTGGCGAGGACATCGCGTTATCGTCGGCGACGGTTGCACGCTGACAATGGCTGACACTCCTGAAAACCAAGAAGCCTATCCGCAAATGGCGGGGCAAAAACCCGGCTGTGGATTTCCCATCATGCGGATGGTGGTCTTCTTCGGCCTGGCCACCGGCGTCGTGCTGGAAGCCGCCATGGGTCGCTATAAAGGCAAGCTGACGGCCGAGGTCAGCCTGTTCCGTGAGATCGACAAAATCCTCGAAGAAGACGACGTTTATCTCGCAGATCGAGCCTATTCTGGCTGGTTCGACATCGCCCGGCAGCTGGCCCGAGGGGTGCATGTGGTGCTGCGAAAACATCAATCGCGAAGGACCGATTTCCGCACCGGCGTGCGCTACAGCAAAGACGAACACGCGGTGTTCTGGGACAAGCCGCCACGGCCTGCCTGGATGACCGCAGAAGAGTACGCCGGCTATGACGTATTCCTGACACTGCGTGAGATCCGGGTGCGGATCGCCACGCCCGGCTTTCGCACGCGTGAGGTCATCATTGTGACCAACTTGCTCGACGACATCGAGTACAACAAGGAGGATCTGGCGGCTCTTTATCGTCGGCGGTGGCAAGCAGAATTAAATCTAAGATCGTTGAAAACGGTGATGCAAATGGACCACTTGCGCTGCAAGCAACCCCATCGTGTGCGGAACGAAATCCGAGCTCACTTCACGGCCTATAACTTGGTCCGTCAGATGATGTGCGAGGCAGCGATCCGCGGCGACGTGCAACCCTGGCAAATCAGCTTTAAGGGGACGATGCAAACGCTTAACGAGTTGCTGCCGGTGTTGTGCATGACAGGGGACGCCGATCCGCTCTGCGACGTGTTTTATGATTGCTGCTTGCAGCATGTCGTTGGCAATCGCCCGGACCGCTACGAACCGCGAGTCCGCAAACGCCGGCCCAATCCGTACAAGCTCATGACCAAGCCCCGTCACAGCCACCAACCCGGCAAAGAATAA
- a CDS encoding transposase — protein MILGEVFARFEKEGPIPVMTKAALGAALTPDRLDQIFADHAVSQRVSELSFSVLVNLMGMVVAKTRKSTNAAYQACKQDISVSVNSVYDKLNGVEPLVSAALVRETATLFRELIEPMNSARPSLLPGYRVRILDGNHPGATQHRIQELRTIAAGPLPGVVLAVLDPQLGLIDDVELAEDGHAQERSLLIELINRLVPGEVWVADRNFCTSVFLQEIALNEAFFVIRQHAANVRWKPTGDRVLRGESETGQVFEQSILITDDFGAKLPARRISVELFQSGRGGEQEIHILSNLPADVDAVTISDTYRTRWSIEAAFNELRLSLNNEINTLGYPPAALFGFSLGLVIFNALAVVKAALRAAHGVEKIEKNFSFYYMADEMSMVWRGMMIAIPEDEWREALSPLTLKQLSKMLVELAGNVRLSAFQKHKRGPKRPPPKRTKRNDQPHVSTAKILAKRKKC, from the coding sequence ATGATTCTCGGCGAGGTGTTTGCGCGGTTTGAAAAGGAGGGTCCCATCCCCGTCATGACCAAAGCGGCGCTCGGTGCGGCCTTGACGCCGGATCGGTTGGATCAGATCTTCGCCGACCATGCTGTGTCGCAACGGGTGTCGGAATTGTCGTTTTCGGTGTTGGTCAATTTGATGGGCATGGTGGTCGCCAAAACTCGCAAAAGCACCAACGCCGCTTATCAAGCTTGCAAGCAAGATATCTCCGTCTCCGTGAACAGCGTCTATGACAAACTCAACGGCGTTGAGCCGCTGGTGTCCGCCGCGTTGGTGCGCGAGACGGCGACGCTGTTTCGGGAACTGATCGAGCCGATGAACAGCGCCCGTCCCAGCCTGTTGCCCGGTTATCGCGTGCGCATCCTGGACGGCAATCATCCCGGCGCCACGCAGCATCGCATCCAGGAGTTACGGACCATCGCCGCCGGTCCTTTGCCAGGCGTGGTGCTGGCGGTGCTCGACCCCCAACTCGGTCTCATCGACGATGTGGAACTGGCGGAAGACGGCCATGCGCAAGAGCGTTCGCTGCTGATCGAGTTGATCAATCGCTTGGTGCCAGGCGAGGTGTGGGTCGCCGATCGCAATTTCTGCACGTCGGTGTTCCTCCAAGAGATCGCCTTGAATGAAGCGTTTTTCGTCATTCGGCAACACGCCGCGAATGTCCGCTGGAAGCCCACGGGAGACCGTGTTTTACGGGGCGAAAGCGAAACGGGCCAAGTCTTCGAGCAGTCCATTCTGATCACCGACGACTTTGGCGCCAAGCTGCCGGCTCGCCGCATCAGCGTCGAATTGTTCCAATCGGGCCGTGGCGGAGAACAGGAGATTCACATCCTTTCCAATCTGCCGGCGGACGTCGACGCAGTGACAATCTCTGACACATACCGCACGCGCTGGAGCATTGAAGCCGCCTTCAACGAACTGCGACTGTCGCTCAACAACGAGATCAACACGCTGGGCTATCCGCCGGCGGCGTTATTCGGTTTTAGCCTGGGACTGGTGATTTTCAATGCGTTGGCTGTAGTGAAAGCCGCGCTGCGGGCGGCGCACGGCGTGGAAAAGATTGAGAAGAATTTTTCCTTCTACTACATGGCGGATGAAATGAGCATGGTGTGGCGCGGCATGATGATCGCCATCCCGGAAGATGAATGGCGCGAAGCGCTGTCGCCTTTGACGCTGAAACAGTTATCAAAAATGTTAGTGGAGTTGGCGGGGAACGTGCGTCTATCCGCCTTTCAGAAACACAAACGCGGCCCAAAACGCCCGCCGCCGAAGCGAACCAAACGGAACGACCAACCCCACGTTTCCACCGCCAAAATTCTTGCTAAACGCAAGAAGTGCTAG
- the tnpC gene encoding IS66 family transposase — MDASLSNDDGLVDAAFLEKVLRGRLSEAEARTFAAAGAEIIAFTMLALTQRVAGQQAAGPNTPSAAVPPYAKPTASPRKGQRRRGGQKGHPGVTRPPLPEPDRRRELQLDCCPECQGKLQRTGDTRTRRSEDIPDGLKPVITEDILHRDYCPTCKKRVEPKPPDVLPNCTLGNRTLVLSAVLHYLQGLTISQIVDTFNFHLRMKVTPGGLMQMWHRLATLLFAWYVQIQAECLDSARLNADETGWRVQGKTHWLWCFAGPDATFYMIDRSRGSPALQKFFTKAFEGVLITDFWSPYDAIVCADKQKCWPHLLRDMASVDEKHAGDKVWQSFARRVISVYREAKKLHAAKATTAAVDYDIAAMRLESRLATIAGEAWNHPDAARLAKRLAKYGDQLLTFLWHDDIPSDNNHGERQIRPAVMIRKNSYGNHSDRGMLTQSVLMTIFRTLKLRNQQPLETILEALANYAKTGKIPPLPQKAE; from the coding sequence ATGGACGCTTCCCTTTCTAACGACGATGGCCTGGTGGACGCCGCCTTTTTGGAGAAGGTGCTGCGTGGGCGGTTGAGTGAGGCTGAGGCTCGAACGTTTGCTGCGGCCGGGGCCGAGATTATCGCCTTTACCATGCTGGCGCTTACGCAGCGGGTCGCTGGTCAGCAGGCGGCCGGGCCGAACACGCCGTCGGCCGCCGTTCCGCCGTACGCCAAGCCGACCGCTTCGCCCAGGAAAGGTCAGCGGCGACGCGGCGGACAAAAAGGACATCCCGGCGTCACCCGACCGCCGCTTCCTGAGCCGGATCGGCGCCGCGAACTCCAACTCGATTGTTGCCCTGAGTGCCAGGGCAAGCTGCAGCGAACAGGCGACACTCGCACTCGCCGCAGCGAAGACATTCCCGACGGCCTCAAGCCGGTCATTACGGAAGACATCCTGCATCGCGACTATTGCCCGACCTGCAAAAAACGCGTCGAGCCCAAGCCGCCCGACGTCCTGCCGAACTGCACGCTCGGCAATCGCACGCTGGTCCTGTCGGCCGTGCTCCATTACCTGCAGGGACTGACGATCAGCCAGATTGTCGACACCTTCAACTTCCATCTGCGAATGAAGGTCACGCCGGGCGGGCTCATGCAGATGTGGCATCGGCTGGCGACTCTGCTGTTCGCCTGGTATGTGCAGATTCAAGCCGAATGTCTCGACTCGGCCCGGCTCAACGCCGACGAAACCGGCTGGCGAGTGCAAGGCAAGACGCATTGGCTGTGGTGCTTCGCCGGGCCGGATGCGACTTTCTATATGATCGATCGCAGTCGCGGTTCGCCGGCGTTACAAAAGTTTTTTACCAAAGCCTTCGAAGGCGTCCTCATTACCGACTTCTGGTCGCCGTACGATGCGATCGTCTGCGCCGACAAACAGAAGTGCTGGCCGCACCTGCTGCGCGACATGGCGAGCGTCGACGAAAAACACGCCGGTGACAAGGTCTGGCAGTCGTTCGCGCGGCGAGTGATCAGCGTCTATCGCGAAGCGAAGAAACTGCACGCCGCCAAGGCGACAACGGCTGCGGTCGACTACGACATCGCCGCGATGCGATTAGAAAGCCGACTGGCGACCATCGCCGGCGAAGCCTGGAACCACCCCGACGCGGCCCGCCTCGCCAAACGCCTGGCGAAGTACGGCGACCAGTTGCTGACCTTTTTATGGCACGACGACATCCCCTCGGACAACAACCACGGCGAGCGTCAGATTCGTCCGGCGGTGATGATCCGCAAGAACAGTTACGGCAACCACAGCGACCGCGGCATGCTCACCCAATCAGTACTGATGACGATCTTCCGCACCCTCAAACTGCGAAATCAACAACCGCTCGAAACGATCCTCGAAGCCCTCGCGAACTACGCCAAAACCGGAAAAATCCCGCCCCTGCCGCAGAAGGCTGAATAG
- a CDS encoding ISAs1 family transposase: MDEAGQDASTHILHGVISGRIAILKVLRVLQKPKLFLLRSYIGSIALGVKKFARYVRGHWAIENTLHWCLDVTFREDENRVRERTTADNLAWLKRFALSMLKQQDDKYSIAMRRRVAGWDLDYLAKILGIPVL, encoded by the coding sequence GTGGATGAAGCTGGCCAGGATGCGTCCACTCACATACTTCATGGCGTGATCTCAGGCAGGATTGCTATTTTGAAGGTACTTCGTGTTCTACAAAAACCGAAGTTGTTTTTGCTTCGTTCCTACATCGGCTCGATCGCCCTGGGGGTCAAGAAATTCGCCCGTTATGTGCGTGGCCATTGGGCGATCGAGAATACGCTTCACTGGTGCCTGGATGTGACGTTTCGTGAGGACGAAAATCGGGTGCGTGAGCGGACGACCGCGGACAATCTGGCGTGGCTGAAACGCTTCGCCCTGAGCATGCTCAAGCAGCAAGATGACAAGTACAGCATCGCCATGCGTCGCCGCGTCGCCGGCTGGGACCTCGACTACCTCGCCAAAATCCTCGGAATTCCCGTGCTATAG
- a CDS encoding DUF4143 domain-containing protein: MPKKGGEIIPGSRAVDTVEDIFKKRKGYEILGREISFVNPATGQLRRYDLVVRTPGRKIIGIEVKSGTASRNAAQRTFDKLVNSRSSALRATGRKAAELNVTNINKVLLYRVP; the protein is encoded by the coding sequence TTGCCCAAGAAAGGCGGCGAGATTATCCCAGGCTCAAGGGCTGTTGACACTGTTGAGGATATTTTCAAAAAGAGGAAGGGATATGAAATTCTCGGTCGCGAGATTTCGTTTGTCAATCCGGCGACCGGACAACTTAGACGTTATGACCTGGTTGTGCGTACTCCCGGTCGCAAGATCATTGGTATTGAAGTCAAGTCAGGTACAGCCTCGCGAAATGCTGCTCAAAGAACCTTCGATAAACTTGTAAATAGTAGAAGCTCAGCTCTTCGTGCAACTGGCCGAAAAGCCGCCGAACTCAATGTCACAAACATCAACAAAGTTCTCCTTTACAGAGTGCCATAG
- a CDS encoding IS701 family transposase, translating to MAKRKRSAKRPQAKHKKQTPSQHHKCQRLKRTNPLRSRTTEAITPLCGYLQTAVAALQSVLDRRIAFRLSIIVAGMLLADDRRTASAWFAAAGVQQDWDRFYECLISVGRSSGSLASAMVGLLVQKFAPGVGDRIQLALDDSPTSRFGRCVEGAGVHHNPTPGPADGEWLYGHNWVLLTWLATHPLWGVIALPLQSLLYVRQADVPKLAVKYAWEFRTKHELGVALLTSFVQSLRARGVRNSVWLAVDGAYAARPFLLPVLKLGVTVVSRLRRDACLFDLPGEAVPHRRGRRRIYGRNKLSLATLADQSQGWESLTYSGRGVEVTRPCKSFLATSELISGRIRVVLLRFDDGNWAPYFCTDPSADVREILEAVAARWAIEECFQGMKEVWGAGQQQVRNVWSSIGCWNLNSWVYGLVELCSWESPQAELSDRRSRPWDNASRRPSHADRRRTIARKMLEKQFIATLPPTPNSPQIRTLLEGLIAIVI from the coding sequence ATGGCCAAGCGTAAGCGATCCGCCAAACGTCCGCAAGCGAAACACAAAAAGCAGACGCCGTCGCAGCATCACAAGTGCCAGCGTTTGAAGCGGACCAATCCCTTGCGATCGCGCACGACAGAAGCGATCACCCCTTTGTGCGGCTATCTCCAGACGGCGGTGGCCGCCTTGCAGTCGGTGCTGGATCGACGGATCGCCTTTCGGTTGTCGATCATCGTCGCGGGCATGTTGCTGGCCGACGATCGACGCACCGCCAGCGCCTGGTTCGCCGCGGCCGGGGTGCAGCAGGACTGGGATCGCTTCTATGAATGCCTCATCAGCGTTGGCCGATCGTCGGGATCGCTGGCCAGCGCCATGGTCGGCTTGCTCGTGCAGAAGTTCGCGCCGGGCGTCGGCGACCGCATTCAGCTCGCCCTGGATGACTCGCCCACTTCGCGCTTCGGACGCTGTGTGGAAGGCGCCGGAGTGCATCACAATCCGACGCCGGGACCGGCCGACGGAGAATGGCTTTACGGCCACAACTGGGTCCTGTTGACCTGGCTGGCGACGCATCCGTTGTGGGGCGTGATCGCCTTGCCGCTGCAGTCGCTGCTGTACGTCCGCCAGGCCGATGTGCCGAAACTGGCGGTAAAATATGCATGGGAATTCCGTACGAAACACGAACTGGGCGTCGCGCTGTTGACGTCGTTCGTGCAATCGCTGCGCGCCCGCGGCGTGCGGAACTCGGTCTGGCTGGCGGTCGACGGCGCCTACGCCGCACGACCTTTTCTCCTGCCTGTGCTGAAACTCGGCGTCACGGTCGTCAGCCGCTTGCGCAGGGACGCCTGCTTGTTCGACCTGCCCGGCGAAGCTGTTCCGCACCGTCGCGGCAGGCGCCGGATTTATGGCCGGAACAAACTCTCCCTGGCGACACTCGCCGACCAAAGTCAAGGCTGGGAATCGCTCACCTATTCTGGCCGAGGCGTCGAAGTCACGCGCCCGTGCAAATCGTTCCTGGCGACATCGGAGTTGATCAGCGGGCGCATCCGTGTGGTGCTGCTCCGCTTTGACGACGGCAACTGGGCGCCTTACTTTTGCACGGACCCCAGCGCCGACGTGCGTGAGATTCTGGAGGCCGTCGCCGCGCGCTGGGCGATCGAAGAATGTTTCCAAGGGATGAAAGAAGTCTGGGGCGCCGGTCAGCAGCAAGTTCGAAATGTGTGGTCGAGCATCGGCTGTTGGAATCTCAACAGCTGGGTGTACGGCCTTGTAGAACTGTGCAGTTGGGAGTCGCCGCAAGCGGAACTGAGCGACCGCCGCTCCCGCCCCTGGGACAACGCCTCGCGTCGGCCGTCCCACGCCGACCGTCGCCGCACAATCGCCCGTAAAATGTTAGAAAAACAATTTATCGCCACTCTACCCCCGACGCCCAACAGCCCCCAAATCCGCACGCTCCTTGAAGGGCTAATCGCCATAGTAATATGA